From one Micromonospora siamensis genomic stretch:
- a CDS encoding Na(+)/H(+) antiporter subunit C has translation MTRSGAGPTLVLVLAVGVLAATGVTLLLERSLTRILLGVILLGNGVNLLILLAGRSGEAPLVDGVDGGRMSDPLSQAMVLTAIVITFGLTAFLAAVAYRSWYLTGDDEVQDDLEDRQVVQLAERNEVANRDLGGEGPGDDPEQVDPGPARRRLRRATEQ, from the coding sequence GTGACGCGCAGCGGGGCCGGGCCGACGCTGGTGCTCGTGCTGGCCGTCGGCGTGCTCGCCGCCACCGGCGTGACGCTGCTGCTGGAGCGCAGCCTGACCCGGATCCTGCTCGGGGTGATCCTGCTCGGCAACGGGGTGAACCTGCTCATCCTGCTGGCCGGCCGGTCCGGTGAGGCGCCGCTGGTGGACGGCGTCGACGGCGGCCGGATGAGCGACCCGCTGTCGCAGGCCATGGTGCTCACCGCCATCGTGATCACGTTCGGGCTGACCGCCTTCCTCGCCGCGGTCGCCTACCGCAGCTGGTACCTCACCGGCGACGACGAGGTGCAGGACGACCTGGAGGACCGGCAGGTCGTCCAGCTCGCCGAGCGCAACGAGGTGGCCAACCGCGACCTCGGGGGCGAGGGCCCCGGCGACGACCCGGAGCAGGTGGACCCCGGCCCCGCCCGGCGCCGGCTCAGACGGGCGACCGAGCAGTGA